One Candidatus Zixiibacteriota bacterium DNA segment encodes these proteins:
- a CDS encoding Hsp20 family protein has product MTLIRWRPYRSMESVQDEVNKVFDSFFGTPAMSGREDAWTPDVDIIEDKDSITVNVDIPGMKKDDIKVSVHDQSLTIRGERRYEKEDKDKNYHRTERMYGAFSRTFSLPSTVEGDRIKANYKDGVLKIELPKVEEVKPKEIPISVG; this is encoded by the coding sequence ATGACACTGATCAGATGGAGACCTTACAGGAGTATGGAGTCCGTTCAGGACGAAGTAAACAAAGTTTTCGACTCTTTCTTCGGCACTCCGGCCATGAGTGGCCGCGAAGATGCCTGGACTCCCGATGTCGATATCATTGAGGACAAGGATTCAATCACAGTCAACGTCGACATACCGGGCATGAAGAAAGATGATATCAAAGTATCGGTTCACGACCAGAGCCTGACCATCAGGGGCGAACGCAGGTACGAGAAGGAAGACAAGGACAAGAACTATCATCGCACCGAGCGCATGTATGGTGCTTTCAGTCGTACTTTCTCACTGCCGAGCACCGTCGAGGGCGACAGGATCAAGGCCAATTACAAGGATGGTGTTCTGAAGATCGAACTGCCCAAGGTCGAAGAGGTCAAACCGAAAGAGATTCCGATTTCCGTAGGTTAA
- the dnaK gene encoding molecular chaperone DnaK: MSKVIGIDLGTTNSCVSVMEGKDPKVIPNSEGGRTTPSVVAVSKNGERLVGTVAKRQAVTNPINTVFSVKRFIGRRYDEVTQEIKNYPYKVVKGDKGEVMIEMEGKKYAPPEVSAMILTKMRQTAEEYLGEKVTDAVITVPAYFNDSQRQATKDAGKIAGLNVLRIINEPTAASLAYGLDKKNDARIAVYDLGGGTFDISILEIGDGVFEVKSTNGDTHLGGDDFDKRIIDWLVDEFKKEQGVDLSADPMAIQRLKEAAEKAKIELSSTMETNINLPFITADQSGPKHLNMTLTRSRYEQMVDDLIERTVEPCKKAMADARVSSADIDSVVLVGGMTRMPKVIEMVKEFFGKEPHKGVNPDEVVAIGAAIQGGVLSGEVKDVLLLDVTPLSLGIETLGGVLTKLIERNTTIPTKKTEIFSTAEDNQTTVEVHVLQGERQMAVDNKTIGRFHLDGIPPAPRGVPQIEVTFDIDANGILNVSAKDKGTGKEQSIRIEASSGLSEQEIEKMVNDAKANEDQDAKRKEEIDTRNMADSIAYQTEKNLKQFEDKLDDDTKSKLNAALERTKQAISDNNLAEMKSASEDLQKMWHEASAGIYQQATQQQQGQPGADQSAPFDRGSGGNGQPEQGQDEAVEADFEVVDDDKK, from the coding sequence ATGAGTAAAGTAATAGGCATAGATCTGGGAACGACCAACAGTTGTGTCTCGGTCATGGAGGGCAAGGATCCGAAAGTGATCCCGAACTCCGAAGGTGGCCGAACGACGCCATCTGTGGTGGCGGTTTCCAAAAACGGCGAACGCCTGGTCGGTACTGTGGCCAAGCGCCAGGCGGTGACTAACCCGATAAACACCGTGTTTTCAGTCAAGCGTTTTATCGGACGCCGTTACGACGAAGTGACACAGGAAATCAAGAACTATCCATATAAAGTGGTCAAGGGCGACAAGGGCGAAGTCATGATCGAGATGGAGGGTAAGAAATACGCTCCACCCGAAGTTTCGGCCATGATCCTTACCAAGATGCGCCAGACGGCCGAGGAGTACCTGGGCGAGAAAGTGACCGACGCGGTTATCACCGTACCGGCTTATTTCAACGACTCCCAGCGTCAGGCTACCAAGGATGCCGGCAAGATCGCCGGGTTGAATGTTCTGCGTATCATCAACGAGCCGACCGCGGCTTCCCTGGCTTATGGTCTGGACAAGAAAAACGACGCCCGTATCGCGGTCTATGACCTCGGTGGCGGTACATTCGATATCTCGATTCTTGAGATCGGCGACGGCGTCTTTGAGGTCAAGTCGACCAATGGCGATACCCACCTGGGCGGTGATGATTTCGACAAGAGGATCATCGACTGGCTGGTAGACGAGTTCAAGAAGGAACAGGGTGTCGATCTGTCGGCTGACCCGATGGCAATTCAGCGCTTGAAAGAGGCGGCCGAGAAAGCCAAGATCGAGCTCTCCTCGACTATGGAAACGAACATCAATCTGCCGTTTATCACGGCCGATCAGTCGGGGCCCAAACATCTCAATATGACCCTGACCCGTTCTCGCTACGAGCAGATGGTCGATGACCTGATCGAGCGCACGGTCGAGCCCTGCAAGAAAGCCATGGCGGATGCCAGGGTCAGTTCTGCGGATATCGATTCGGTGGTGCTCGTGGGTGGTATGACCCGTATGCCGAAAGTGATCGAGATGGTCAAGGAGTTCTTCGGCAAGGAACCCCACAAGGGAGTCAATCCGGATGAGGTGGTTGCGATCGGCGCGGCTATCCAGGGCGGAGTGCTTTCGGGTGAAGTCAAGGACGTTCTGCTCCTGGATGTCACCCCGCTGTCATTGGGTATCGAAACCCTGGGCGGTGTGCTGACCAAGCTGATCGAACGTAACACGACTATCCCGACCAAGAAGACTGAAATCTTCTCGACCGCCGAGGACAACCAGACCACCGTCGAGGTTCATGTCCTGCAGGGCGAGCGCCAGATGGCAGTCGACAACAAGACCATCGGCAGGTTCCATCTCGACGGTATCCCGCCGGCTCCGCGGGGAGTGCCCCAGATCGAGGTTACTTTCGATATCGATGCCAACGGTATCCTGAATGTTTCGGCCAAGGATAAAGGCACAGGTAAAGAACAGAGCATCCGAATCGAAGCTTCCTCCGGGTTGTCCGAGCAGGAAATCGAAAAGATGGTCAACGATGCCAAGGCCAATGAGGACCAGGACGCCAAACGCAAAGAAGAGATCGATACGCGCAATATGGCCGACAGTATCGCCTACCAGACCGAGAAGAACCTCAAGCAGTTCGAGGACAAGCTGGATGACGATACAAAGTCGAAGCTGAACGCGGCTCTCGAACGCACGAAGCAGGCGATAAGTGATAATAACCTGGCCGAGATGAAGTCCGCTTCGGAGGATCTGCAGAAAATGTGGCATGAAGCCTCGGCCGGTATCTACCAGCAGGCTACTCAGCAACAGCAGGGTCAGCCGGGAGCCGACCAGAGTGCGCCGTTTGACCGCGGTAGTGGCGGTAATGGACAGCCCGAACAGGGACAGGATGAAGCGGTCGAGGCCGACTTCGAGGTTGTCGATGACGACAAGAAGTAA
- a CDS encoding zinc ribbon domain-containing protein, whose protein sequence is MPTYEYRCVECGHQFERFQFINDEPLGKADCPVCHGEVKRLISGGAGLLFKGSGFYITDYRSDSYKKAAKAETSTQTKTDSVKPEKAN, encoded by the coding sequence ATGCCGACTTATGAGTACAGGTGTGTAGAATGCGGTCATCAGTTCGAACGTTTCCAGTTCATCAATGATGAACCGCTCGGCAAAGCTGACTGCCCTGTCTGTCATGGTGAAGTCAAGAGGTTGATCTCAGGTGGCGCGGGTTTGCTGTTTAAGGGATCGGGATTTTATATCACCGATTACCGTTCCGACAGCTACAAAAAAGCGGCCAAAGCGGAGACATCGACTCAGACCAAAACGGACAGCGTTAAACCTGAGAAGGCGAATTGA
- a CDS encoding DnaJ domain-containing protein: MLDFEPGYYELLEIEKDASTDDIKSAFRKQAKRHHPDTSHEADENFVRLRKAYEILIDRVKREKYDRYLQVLVGSKNLIEVRTAMRDLYDDMVGYLVSMAGFGNRSEYELVLKKKSYNEDKIIRAQLPLVEICRRCMGTGGTIFRQCSRCGGKGKLEYAESVDLFIPAGSEEGESMMISVPGQKVKLTLKYE, from the coding sequence ATGCTTGATTTCGAACCAGGGTATTATGAACTGCTGGAAATCGAAAAAGATGCTTCAACCGATGACATAAAATCGGCCTTCCGAAAACAGGCCAAACGTCATCATCCGGACACGAGTCACGAGGCCGACGAAAACTTCGTGCGCCTCAGAAAAGCTTACGAGATCCTGATCGATCGTGTCAAACGCGAGAAATACGACCGCTACCTTCAGGTCCTGGTCGGTTCGAAGAACCTGATCGAGGTGCGAACGGCAATGCGTGATCTCTACGACGACATGGTAGGATACCTGGTCTCGATGGCCGGGTTCGGCAATCGGTCGGAATATGAACTTGTCTTGAAAAAGAAGAGTTATAATGAAGATAAGATCATACGGGCACAACTGCCCTTGGTCGAAATCTGCCGCAGATGTATGGGCACCGGCGGTACGATTTTCAGGCAGTGCTCGCGATGCGGAGGCAAAGGAAAGCTTGAATATGCTGAAAGCGTTGACCTGTTTATACCGGCAGGCAGTGAAGAAGGTGAAAGCATGATGATTTCAGTACCGGGCCAGAAGGTCAAGCTTACTTTGAAATATGAATAA